The segment ACACGAGTCGCTACTTGAGGTTGTCCGATGTGCACGAGCATCATAATTGCCCCATGTAAAAGCCCGGATGGGTTCGCTATCCCTTGGCCGGCAATGTCTGGCGCACTTCCATGGATCGCTTCAAACATCGCACACTGGTCACCGATATTTGCAGATCCAGCCAGCCCAACACTACCTGTAATTTGCGCAGCTACATCAGAAGCGATGTCTCCGTATAGGTTCGGCATCACAACCACATCAAAATCTTGTGGAGTATCAGCAATTTTTGCGATGCCAATATCGATAATCCAGTGATCAGCTTCGATTTCAGGATATTCTTTAGCCACTTCGTCAAACACCTTGTGGAACAGACCATCCGTTAATTTCATAATGTTGTCTTTCGTAAAACAAGTCACCTTATTACGATTGTTCTTCTTTGCATATTCAAACGCATAACGGATAATTTTTTCACTGCCAGGTCGCGTAATAAGTTTTAAACACTGAACAACTTCTGGTGTTTGTTGATGCTCAATCCCTGCATATAAATCTTCTTCATTCTCTCTGACGATGACAAGATCGACATTTGAATGTCTCGTTTTAATGAAAGGATGATAAGAGACATTTGGTCGAATATTAGCATATAAGCCTAACGTTTTTCTGATTGTTACATTTAAACTTTTATAGCCACCACCTTGTGGAGTCGTGATCGGTGCTTTTAAAAATACTTTCGTACGACGTAGGGATTCCCAAGCGTCATCACTAATACCGGCCGATTGCCCCGCTAAATATACCTTTTCTCCAATATCAATAAATTCAGGTTCAATCATGGCTCCAGCGTGTTCTAATATTTTTAACGTTGCATCCATAATTTCTGGACCAATCCCGTCTCCTCTTGCGACTGTAATCGGTTGTTTATTTGTCATCATAAACCTCCTTTAACCCTAGGGTTTCCTGAGGGGTCTGACCCCACTCATGGACATTTTCACCAATTATGTCGTTATCCAGTGGACAAACGCATCTTGAAAACCACTACATCAAATTTTATTTTCTAGAAAGGTTTATGATTAATTTTCGACTCTAGGAAAGCTTATGATTTAAAAAACACAAAAACAATAAATATTCGATCGATCATCAATTAAAATAAAGCAATTTTTGTCATTTAAACCTGGTTGCAATTTTTCACCTATTTTCATCTAAAATATTGATATACCAAAAAAATAGCATACCTTTTCGTTTACGATTGGGTATGCTATCTCATATGC is part of the Desertibacillus haloalkaliphilus genome and harbors:
- a CDS encoding NADP-dependent isocitrate dehydrogenase yields the protein MTNKQPITVARGDGIGPEIMDATLKILEHAGAMIEPEFIDIGEKVYLAGQSAGISDDAWESLRRTKVFLKAPITTPQGGGYKSLNVTIRKTLGLYANIRPNVSYHPFIKTRHSNVDLVIVRENEEDLYAGIEHQQTPEVVQCLKLITRPGSEKIIRYAFEYAKKNNRNKVTCFTKDNIMKLTDGLFHKVFDEVAKEYPEIEADHWIIDIGIAKIADTPQDFDVVVMPNLYGDIASDVAAQITGSVGLAGSANIGDQCAMFEAIHGSAPDIAGQGIANPSGLLHGAIMMLVHIGQPQVATRVHNAWLKTIEDGVFTKDIAKGGTAVGSQEFTEAVIERLGQEPSTFEPVTYSTTGQDDDKVQHQMPLLAKERAKPDVVQELDGVDVFLLNNTLTSEELGQKLETIAGPECRLVVVTNRGVKVYPGGFPETFTTDHWRCRFQSAEGHQLTNQDIRHLLQRIEEANLNWIKIENLYTFNGERGYSLGQGQ